A section of the Sebastes fasciatus isolate fSebFas1 chromosome 5, fSebFas1.pri, whole genome shotgun sequence genome encodes:
- the LOC141768531 gene encoding transcription initiation factor TFIID subunit 4-like isoform X1 gives MSHMKLKDVTLVNIIMATSQVVAEAQKLESCGATGPISAAGVSKGDSVPAPPKVLHANHGHQPTTSTVPVPGRHTSSPSVMVVSKVATPGRVIANGQPQVTKAALSQVASMNQATTPGRTVVITVPRAAGPQPVTVNPRLPQAASTQLPANIQIPTGMMLIRSDSGQLMLVSQQALAQAQQAPRGVRGQAPRILFPQVSAAAAGNKSGEKVTVIRMAASPSFQPAPVQKTTVVKVIGVTPKPAVIQTLSAASERGSQPRSQAAVVTETRKETPATLSQATLDSVKKCKNFLVTLIKLASSDSRSANMANNVRGLVRSLLEGKLEAEEFTEQLYHELKSTPQPCLVPFLKKSLPAVRRLTADPQLFIQQASTSTSNLNPLKQSSTVAGQNPNTSQQVIQQPRGVILRPGLTTLAQSRNYISKSSRPTPRHTVVQLGKHVTGTFSMKQPFAVDPSRSTKFAFKDSSGSYKEDDDINDVASMAGVNLREENAQILTTVVGSVVQSCPDQLFLSPNPVLSRILHTGQASGVTDVGPEVVALVSHATQEFLHGLLEKLTVMAEHRKAALKEDSWHAKVSDVRSQLRFLEEVDSLKKKRKDEEEREILLRLARSRSHTEDPQHQQLKQRAKELQQIEEAQLQQREANLAALAAIGPRKKRPVESTESQVTLLPRQGVQRVTRVMLRDLLVCMEQDHFLCHSLTLYKAML, from the exons ATGTCTCACATGAAGCTGAAAGACGTGACGCTAGTTA ATATAATTATGGCCACAAGTCAAGTGGTAGCTGAAGCCCAAAAGCTGGAGTCCTGCGGGGCAACAGGACCCATCTCTGCTGCAGGTGTCTCAAAGGGGGACTCTGTCCCTGCCCCTCCTAAAGTCCTCCACGCTAATCATGGCCACCAACCTACCACCTCTACAGTTCCAGTCCCAGGGCGGCACACTTCCTCTCCATCTGTCATGGTGGTATCGAAGGTGGCCACCCCGGGGCGAGTGATTGCTAACGGCCAACCACAGGTAACGAAAGCAGCTTTGAGCCAGGTGGCCTCCATGAACCAGGCCACAACCCCGGGAAGGACTGTGGTGATAACTGTACCGAGGGCGGCGGGTCCACAGCCGGTCACTGTGAATCCCCGGCTGCCGCAGGCCGCGTCCACACAGCTCCCGGCTAATATCCAGATACCGACAG GTATGATGTTGATCCGCAGTGACAGCGGTCAGCTGATGCTGGTATCCCAGCAGGCTTTGGCACAGGCCCAGCAGGCACCAAGAGGCGTCCGTGGTCAAGCGCCTAGAATACTGTTcccacag gtgtcagcagcagcagctggaaaTAAAAGTGGCGAGAAGGTGACTGTGATCAGAATGGCAGCGTCTCCCAGTTTCCAACCAGCACCGGTCCAGAAGACCACTGTGGTAAAG GTGATCGGTGTAACTCCCAAACCAGCTGTAATCCAGACCCTCAGTGCTGCGTCTGAACGGGGGAGCCAGCCTCGCAGTCAGGCCGCCGTCGTCACGGAAACCAGAAAGGAGACGCCAGCCACGCTTAGTCAG GCGACCCTGGACAGTGTGAAGAAGTGCAAGAACTTCCTGGTGACTCTGATCAAGCTGGCTTCCAGTGACTCCAGGTCTGCCAACATGGCTAACAACGTCAGAGGACTGGTCAGGAGTCTGCTG GAAGGGAAGCTGGAAGCAGAGGAGTTCACAGAACAGCTCTATCATGAGTTGAAGTCGACTCCACAGCCCTGCTTGGTGCCTTTCCTCAAG AAAAGTCTTCCTGCAGTGCGTCGCCTCACTGCGGACCCCCAGTTATTTATCCAACAGGCTTCAACTTCTACCAGCAACCTCAACCCCCTGAAGCAGTCCAGCACGGTCGCAGGACAAAACCCCAATACCAGCCAGCAG GTTATCCAGCAGCCTCGAGGAGTGATTCTGAGACCTGGGTTGACGACATTAGCCCAGTCCAGAAATTACATATCTAAGAGCAGCAGACCCACCCCCAGGCACACGGTGGTCCAGTTGGGAAAACACGTCACAG gaACTTTTTCAATGAAGCAGCCTTTCGCCGTGGATCCGTCTCGTTCTACCAAATTTGCATTCAAGGACAGTTCAGGATCCTACAA AGAAGATGATGACATCAATGATGTAGCCTCCATGGCTGGAGTCAACCTGAGAGAGGAGAATGCACAGATCTTGACCACCGTGGTGGGCTCTGTGGTGCAGTCATGCCCGGATcagctcttcctctctcccaaCCCGGTGCTCAGCCGAATCCTCCATACAG GACAGGCATCGGGAGTGACGGATGTCGGTCCAGAGGTGGTAGCTCTGGTTTCTCATGCCACTCAGGAGTTTCTCCACGGGCTGCTGGAGAAGCTCACCGTGATGGCAGAACACCGCAAGGCAGCCCTGAAG GAGGACTCGTGGCATGCCAAAGTGAGTGATGTGCGCTCCCAGCTTCGCTTCCTGGAGGAAGTGGACAgtttgaagaagaagaggaaagatgaagaggagagagagatactGCTGCGTTTGGCCAGA AGTCGCTCACACACCGAGGATCCACAGCATCAGCAGCTCAAGCAAAGGGCCAAagag TTACAACAAATAGAAGAAGCTCAGCTGCAGCAAAGAGAGGCCAACCTCGCTGCTCTGGCTGCCATCGGGCCTCGCAAGAAGAGACCTGTGGAGTCGACTGAAAGCCAG
- the LOC141768531 gene encoding transcription initiation factor TFIID subunit 4-like isoform X2: MATSQVVAEAQKLESCGATGPISAAGVSKGDSVPAPPKVLHANHGHQPTTSTVPVPGRHTSSPSVMVVSKVATPGRVIANGQPQVTKAALSQVASMNQATTPGRTVVITVPRAAGPQPVTVNPRLPQAASTQLPANIQIPTGMMLIRSDSGQLMLVSQQALAQAQQAPRGVRGQAPRILFPQVSAAAAGNKSGEKVTVIRMAASPSFQPAPVQKTTVVKVIGVTPKPAVIQTLSAASERGSQPRSQAAVVTETRKETPATLSQATLDSVKKCKNFLVTLIKLASSDSRSANMANNVRGLVRSLLEGKLEAEEFTEQLYHELKSTPQPCLVPFLKKSLPAVRRLTADPQLFIQQASTSTSNLNPLKQSSTVAGQNPNTSQQVIQQPRGVILRPGLTTLAQSRNYISKSSRPTPRHTVVQLGKHVTGTFSMKQPFAVDPSRSTKFAFKDSSGSYKEDDDINDVASMAGVNLREENAQILTTVVGSVVQSCPDQLFLSPNPVLSRILHTGQASGVTDVGPEVVALVSHATQEFLHGLLEKLTVMAEHRKAALKEDSWHAKVSDVRSQLRFLEEVDSLKKKRKDEEEREILLRLARSRSHTEDPQHQQLKQRAKELQQIEEAQLQQREANLAALAAIGPRKKRPVESTESQVTLLPRQGVQRVTRVMLRDLLVCMEQDHFLCHSLTLYKAML, translated from the exons ATGGCCACAAGTCAAGTGGTAGCTGAAGCCCAAAAGCTGGAGTCCTGCGGGGCAACAGGACCCATCTCTGCTGCAGGTGTCTCAAAGGGGGACTCTGTCCCTGCCCCTCCTAAAGTCCTCCACGCTAATCATGGCCACCAACCTACCACCTCTACAGTTCCAGTCCCAGGGCGGCACACTTCCTCTCCATCTGTCATGGTGGTATCGAAGGTGGCCACCCCGGGGCGAGTGATTGCTAACGGCCAACCACAGGTAACGAAAGCAGCTTTGAGCCAGGTGGCCTCCATGAACCAGGCCACAACCCCGGGAAGGACTGTGGTGATAACTGTACCGAGGGCGGCGGGTCCACAGCCGGTCACTGTGAATCCCCGGCTGCCGCAGGCCGCGTCCACACAGCTCCCGGCTAATATCCAGATACCGACAG GTATGATGTTGATCCGCAGTGACAGCGGTCAGCTGATGCTGGTATCCCAGCAGGCTTTGGCACAGGCCCAGCAGGCACCAAGAGGCGTCCGTGGTCAAGCGCCTAGAATACTGTTcccacag gtgtcagcagcagcagctggaaaTAAAAGTGGCGAGAAGGTGACTGTGATCAGAATGGCAGCGTCTCCCAGTTTCCAACCAGCACCGGTCCAGAAGACCACTGTGGTAAAG GTGATCGGTGTAACTCCCAAACCAGCTGTAATCCAGACCCTCAGTGCTGCGTCTGAACGGGGGAGCCAGCCTCGCAGTCAGGCCGCCGTCGTCACGGAAACCAGAAAGGAGACGCCAGCCACGCTTAGTCAG GCGACCCTGGACAGTGTGAAGAAGTGCAAGAACTTCCTGGTGACTCTGATCAAGCTGGCTTCCAGTGACTCCAGGTCTGCCAACATGGCTAACAACGTCAGAGGACTGGTCAGGAGTCTGCTG GAAGGGAAGCTGGAAGCAGAGGAGTTCACAGAACAGCTCTATCATGAGTTGAAGTCGACTCCACAGCCCTGCTTGGTGCCTTTCCTCAAG AAAAGTCTTCCTGCAGTGCGTCGCCTCACTGCGGACCCCCAGTTATTTATCCAACAGGCTTCAACTTCTACCAGCAACCTCAACCCCCTGAAGCAGTCCAGCACGGTCGCAGGACAAAACCCCAATACCAGCCAGCAG GTTATCCAGCAGCCTCGAGGAGTGATTCTGAGACCTGGGTTGACGACATTAGCCCAGTCCAGAAATTACATATCTAAGAGCAGCAGACCCACCCCCAGGCACACGGTGGTCCAGTTGGGAAAACACGTCACAG gaACTTTTTCAATGAAGCAGCCTTTCGCCGTGGATCCGTCTCGTTCTACCAAATTTGCATTCAAGGACAGTTCAGGATCCTACAA AGAAGATGATGACATCAATGATGTAGCCTCCATGGCTGGAGTCAACCTGAGAGAGGAGAATGCACAGATCTTGACCACCGTGGTGGGCTCTGTGGTGCAGTCATGCCCGGATcagctcttcctctctcccaaCCCGGTGCTCAGCCGAATCCTCCATACAG GACAGGCATCGGGAGTGACGGATGTCGGTCCAGAGGTGGTAGCTCTGGTTTCTCATGCCACTCAGGAGTTTCTCCACGGGCTGCTGGAGAAGCTCACCGTGATGGCAGAACACCGCAAGGCAGCCCTGAAG GAGGACTCGTGGCATGCCAAAGTGAGTGATGTGCGCTCCCAGCTTCGCTTCCTGGAGGAAGTGGACAgtttgaagaagaagaggaaagatgaagaggagagagagatactGCTGCGTTTGGCCAGA AGTCGCTCACACACCGAGGATCCACAGCATCAGCAGCTCAAGCAAAGGGCCAAagag TTACAACAAATAGAAGAAGCTCAGCTGCAGCAAAGAGAGGCCAACCTCGCTGCTCTGGCTGCCATCGGGCCTCGCAAGAAGAGACCTGTGGAGTCGACTGAAAGCCAG